The Arachis hypogaea cultivar Tifrunner chromosome 19, arahy.Tifrunner.gnm2.J5K5, whole genome shotgun sequence genome has a window encoding:
- the LOC112779478 gene encoding scopoletin 8-hydroxylase isoform X1, protein MAPNFNTSDSLYDFVVKNGNGVKGLIDSGLSEVPERYIQPEEERIKKVKTKRHDVSPIDLSKLKGPDHKKVLDEIVRAAETLGFFQVVNHGVPLELLESLKDSAHKFFNLSPEEKSLFYPGVSPSTKVKYGTSFAPEKEKALEWKDYISMGYTDDHDALQYWPNECKEVALDYLKLSSTMVRDIVEILIENLGVRVEESRIEGIIGMKMVNMNYYPLCPNPDLTVGVGRHSDMGTITVLLQDGIGGLYVKLEHNNNNHNDGEWLEVPPIPGALVINIGDTIQWCHWYKILSNGKYKSAEHRVRTTSTESRVSIPVFIFPKPTEKIGPLEELVKKEGVARYREVMFQDYMNNFFANAHHGKKSLEFAK, encoded by the exons ATGGCTCCAAATTTCAACACTTCGGATTCACTGTATGATTTTGTTGTCAAAAATGGCAATGGTGTAAAAGGCCTAATAGACTCAGGTTTATCAGAGGTGCCAGAAAG GTACATACAACCGGAAGAAGAAAGAATcaagaaagtaaaaacaaaaagacATGATGTTTCACCAATTGACCTATCAAAACTTAAGGGTCCAGATCACAAGAAAGTGTTGGATGAAATTGTTAGAGCAGCTGAGACACTTGGATTTTTTCAAGTGGTGAATCATGGTGTCCCTTTGGAGTTGCTGGAATCTCTCAAAGATTCAGCTCACAAGTTCTTCAACTTGTCACCGGAGGAGAAATCTCTATTTTACCCTGGGGTGAGTCCAAGTACAAAAGTGAAATATGGAACAAGTTTTGCAcctgagaaagaaaaagcattAGAATGGAAAGATTATATTAGTATGGGATATACTGATGATCATGATGCTCTCCAATATTGGCCTAATGAATGCAA GGAAGTTGCACTTGATTATTTGAAGTTATCAAGCACGATGGTAAGGGACATAGTTGAAATCTTGATAGAGAACCTTGGAGTGAGAGTAGAAGAGTCAAGAATTGAGGGTATTATTGGAATGAAGATGGTTAACATGAACTATTACCCATTATGCCCAAATCCAGATCTCACTGTTGGAGTAGGGCGCCACTCAGACATGGGAACCATCACTGTACTTCTCCAAGATGGCATTGGTGGTTTATATGTCAAACttgaacataataataataatcataatgatGGAGAGTGGCTTGAAGTTCCACCAATACCTGGTGCTCTAGTCATCAACATTGGAGATACTATTCag TGGTGTCATTGGTATAAGATTCTGAGCAATGGAAAGTATAAGAGTGCTGAACACAGAGTAAGGACAACAAGCACTGAATCAAGGGTATCAATTCCAGTGTTTATTTTTCCCAAACCTACCGAGAAGATTGGGCCATTGGAAGAGCTTGTGAAGAAAGAAGGGGTGGCTCGTTATAGGGAAGTTATGTTCCAAGATTACATGAACAACTTCTTTGCCAATGCTCATCATGGAAAGAAGTCCCTTGAGTTTGCAAAATGA
- the LOC112779478 gene encoding scopoletin 8-hydroxylase isoform X2: protein MAPNFNTSDSLYDFVVKNGNGVKGLIDSGLSEVPERYIQPEEERIKKVKTKRHDVSPIDLSKLKGPDHKKVLDEIVRAAETLGFFQVVNHGVPLELLESLKDSAHKFFNLSPEEKSLFYPGVSPSTKVKYGTSFAPEKEKALEWKDYISMGYTDDHDALQYWPNECKEVALDYLKLSSTMVRDIVEILIENLGVRVEESRIEGIIGMKMVNMNYYPLCPNPDLTVGVGRHSDMGTITVLLQDGIGGLYVKLEHNNNNHNDGEWLEVPPIPGALVINIGDTIQILSNGKYKSAEHRVRTTSTESRVSIPVFIFPKPTEKIGPLEELVKKEGVARYREVMFQDYMNNFFANAHHGKKSLEFAK, encoded by the exons ATGGCTCCAAATTTCAACACTTCGGATTCACTGTATGATTTTGTTGTCAAAAATGGCAATGGTGTAAAAGGCCTAATAGACTCAGGTTTATCAGAGGTGCCAGAAAG GTACATACAACCGGAAGAAGAAAGAATcaagaaagtaaaaacaaaaagacATGATGTTTCACCAATTGACCTATCAAAACTTAAGGGTCCAGATCACAAGAAAGTGTTGGATGAAATTGTTAGAGCAGCTGAGACACTTGGATTTTTTCAAGTGGTGAATCATGGTGTCCCTTTGGAGTTGCTGGAATCTCTCAAAGATTCAGCTCACAAGTTCTTCAACTTGTCACCGGAGGAGAAATCTCTATTTTACCCTGGGGTGAGTCCAAGTACAAAAGTGAAATATGGAACAAGTTTTGCAcctgagaaagaaaaagcattAGAATGGAAAGATTATATTAGTATGGGATATACTGATGATCATGATGCTCTCCAATATTGGCCTAATGAATGCAA GGAAGTTGCACTTGATTATTTGAAGTTATCAAGCACGATGGTAAGGGACATAGTTGAAATCTTGATAGAGAACCTTGGAGTGAGAGTAGAAGAGTCAAGAATTGAGGGTATTATTGGAATGAAGATGGTTAACATGAACTATTACCCATTATGCCCAAATCCAGATCTCACTGTTGGAGTAGGGCGCCACTCAGACATGGGAACCATCACTGTACTTCTCCAAGATGGCATTGGTGGTTTATATGTCAAACttgaacataataataataatcataatgatGGAGAGTGGCTTGAAGTTCCACCAATACCTGGTGCTCTAGTCATCAACATTGGAGATACTATTCag ATTCTGAGCAATGGAAAGTATAAGAGTGCTGAACACAGAGTAAGGACAACAAGCACTGAATCAAGGGTATCAATTCCAGTGTTTATTTTTCCCAAACCTACCGAGAAGATTGGGCCATTGGAAGAGCTTGTGAAGAAAGAAGGGGTGGCTCGTTATAGGGAAGTTATGTTCCAAGATTACATGAACAACTTCTTTGCCAATGCTCATCATGGAAAGAAGTCCCTTGAGTTTGCAAAATGA
- the LOC112779479 gene encoding probable aldo-keto reductase 1 isoform X1: MAEVQSIHIPRVKLGNQGLEVSKLGFGCMNLTGAYAAGVSEEEGISIIKHAFNKGITFFDTSDIYGLNANEILVGKVLKQLPRKKIQIATKFGIEKLDINTLNLKINGTPNYVRSCCEASLKRLGVEYIDLYYQHRVDTTVPIEDTMGELKKLVEEGKVKYIGLSEASSDTIRRAHAVHPITAVQLEWSLWTRDVEEEIIPLCRELGIGIVPYSPLGRGFFGGKGVVENLPADSLLNTHPRYQAQNLEKNKKIYERIESLAKKHQCSPVQLALAWILQQGNDVAPIPGTTKIKNLDQNVGALAVRLEERVLKEISDAVPIEDVAGTRHFSETHGKATWKFSNTPPKDSSISA, from the exons ATGGCCGAAGTTCAGAGCATCCATATTCCTCGTGTGAAACTTGGTAACCAAGGCCTTGAG GTTTCGAAGTTGGGATTTGGATGTATGAACCTTACTGGAGCCTACGCTGCTGGTGTTTCTGAAGAGGAAGGCATTTCTATTATTAAGCATGCTTTTAATAAAGGAATCACCTTCTTTGATACTTCTGATATTTATGGACTCAATGCTAATGAAATTTTGGTCGGAAAG GTTTTAAAGCAACTCCCTAGAAAAAAGATCCAGATAGCTACAAAGTTTGGTATTGAAAAGTTAGATATTAATACTttaaacttgaagatcaatggtaCACCAAACTATGTACGCTCATGTTGCGAAGCTAGTTTGAAACGTCTTGGAGTTGAATACATCGATCTCTATTATCAGCATAGAGTGGACACAACAGTTCCTATAGAAGACACa ATGGGTGAACTTAAGAAATTGGTGGAAGAAGGAAAAGTTAAATACATTGGATTATCCGAAGCTAGCTCGGATACAATACGAAGAGCACATGCAGTTCATCCAATTACTGCTGTACAACTTGAATGGTCACTTTGGACTCGTGATGTTGAAGAAGAGATAATTCCTCTTTGCAG agagCTTGGTATTGGAATTGTACCATACAGTCCTCTTGGTCGTGGCTTTTTTGGTGGCAAAGGAGTCGTGGAAAACCTTCCAGCTGATAGTCTTTTG AATACTCATCCTCGCTACCAAGCACAGAATTtggagaagaacaaaaagataTATGAACGAATAGAAAGCCTTGCTAAGAAGCACCAATGCAGCCCTGTCCAATTAGCATTAGCATGGATTCTCCAACAAGGCAATGATGTTGCACCTATTCCTG GAACAACCAAGATTAAGAATCTGGATCAAAACGTTGGTGCCTTAGCAGTGAGACTTGAAGAAAGGGTCTTAAAAGAAATTTCCGATGCAGTTCCAATTGAGGATGTAGCAGGTACTCGTCACTTTAGTGAAACTCATGGAAAAGCTACATGGAAGTTTTCTAACACTCCACCAAAAGATTCAAGTATCTCAGCTTGA
- the LOC112779479 gene encoding probable aldo-keto reductase 1 isoform X2 — protein sequence MNLTGAYAAGVSEEEGISIIKHAFNKGITFFDTSDIYGLNANEILVGKVLKQLPRKKIQIATKFGIEKLDINTLNLKINGTPNYVRSCCEASLKRLGVEYIDLYYQHRVDTTVPIEDTMGELKKLVEEGKVKYIGLSEASSDTIRRAHAVHPITAVQLEWSLWTRDVEEEIIPLCRELGIGIVPYSPLGRGFFGGKGVVENLPADSLLNTHPRYQAQNLEKNKKIYERIESLAKKHQCSPVQLALAWILQQGNDVAPIPGTTKIKNLDQNVGALAVRLEERVLKEISDAVPIEDVAGTRHFSETHGKATWKFSNTPPKDSSISA from the exons ATGAACCTTACTGGAGCCTACGCTGCTGGTGTTTCTGAAGAGGAAGGCATTTCTATTATTAAGCATGCTTTTAATAAAGGAATCACCTTCTTTGATACTTCTGATATTTATGGACTCAATGCTAATGAAATTTTGGTCGGAAAG GTTTTAAAGCAACTCCCTAGAAAAAAGATCCAGATAGCTACAAAGTTTGGTATTGAAAAGTTAGATATTAATACTttaaacttgaagatcaatggtaCACCAAACTATGTACGCTCATGTTGCGAAGCTAGTTTGAAACGTCTTGGAGTTGAATACATCGATCTCTATTATCAGCATAGAGTGGACACAACAGTTCCTATAGAAGACACa ATGGGTGAACTTAAGAAATTGGTGGAAGAAGGAAAAGTTAAATACATTGGATTATCCGAAGCTAGCTCGGATACAATACGAAGAGCACATGCAGTTCATCCAATTACTGCTGTACAACTTGAATGGTCACTTTGGACTCGTGATGTTGAAGAAGAGATAATTCCTCTTTGCAG agagCTTGGTATTGGAATTGTACCATACAGTCCTCTTGGTCGTGGCTTTTTTGGTGGCAAAGGAGTCGTGGAAAACCTTCCAGCTGATAGTCTTTTG AATACTCATCCTCGCTACCAAGCACAGAATTtggagaagaacaaaaagataTATGAACGAATAGAAAGCCTTGCTAAGAAGCACCAATGCAGCCCTGTCCAATTAGCATTAGCATGGATTCTCCAACAAGGCAATGATGTTGCACCTATTCCTG GAACAACCAAGATTAAGAATCTGGATCAAAACGTTGGTGCCTTAGCAGTGAGACTTGAAGAAAGGGTCTTAAAAGAAATTTCCGATGCAGTTCCAATTGAGGATGTAGCAGGTACTCGTCACTTTAGTGAAACTCATGGAAAAGCTACATGGAAGTTTTCTAACACTCCACCAAAAGATTCAAGTATCTCAGCTTGA